A single Sporomusaceae bacterium DNA region contains:
- a CDS encoding succinate CoA transferase — translation MLTAERLRHPALFDKLVSADRAAALIGDGMTVGVSGFTPSGYPKMVTKALAAAVRDGRKCRVNIWSGASVGPEIEEELAAVGAVARRSPYYAASNKSMRTAINKGEICYTDVHLSHLAQQIDYGFLGPVDVAIVEAVAVTAAGDLVLGPGVGNTPMLVKHAAAVIVEVNTAQPLELEGMHDIFIHPRPPRRREIPIYGALDRIGGPYVACGLDRIACIVESDIPDKVRNLEPPDALSEKIAANLIDFLEHEQRHGRLPAEMLPLQSGVGSIANAVLAGLGKSRFENLHMYSEILQDAVFALIEAGKITAASGCAFTPSPSVLGRFRRDPALYRRTVVLRPLDISNHPEVIRRLGVIALNTPLEFDVYGHANSTHVMGTHMMNGIGGSGDYMRNGYLTIFTAESVAKDGAISRIVPMVSHCDHTEHDAMVFVTEQGVADVRGLCPRERARAIIANCAHPDFREPLLEYVQAAEKRGGHTPHDLRRAFEFHDRYNHTGTMKNQQRGPTNG, via the coding sequence ATGCTTACAGCCGAACGTCTCCGCCATCCGGCGCTGTTCGACAAGCTTGTTTCCGCCGACCGGGCCGCCGCCCTCATCGGCGACGGCATGACGGTGGGCGTCAGCGGTTTCACCCCGTCCGGGTACCCAAAGATGGTCACCAAGGCGCTGGCCGCTGCCGTCAGGGACGGCCGCAAATGCCGGGTGAACATCTGGTCAGGGGCATCGGTCGGTCCGGAGATCGAAGAAGAACTGGCGGCCGTCGGCGCCGTCGCCCGCCGGTCTCCCTACTACGCCGCTTCCAACAAAAGCATGCGCACCGCCATCAACAAAGGCGAAATCTGCTACACCGACGTCCACCTCAGCCATCTCGCCCAGCAGATCGACTACGGCTTCCTCGGCCCGGTCGACGTCGCCATCGTCGAAGCCGTTGCCGTCACCGCCGCAGGCGACCTCGTCCTCGGTCCCGGCGTGGGCAACACACCGATGCTCGTCAAGCACGCCGCCGCCGTCATCGTCGAAGTCAACACCGCCCAGCCCCTCGAACTCGAAGGCATGCACGACATCTTCATCCATCCCCGCCCGCCCCGCCGCCGCGAAATACCCATCTACGGCGCCCTCGACCGCATCGGCGGCCCCTATGTCGCCTGCGGCCTCGACCGCATCGCCTGCATCGTCGAATCCGACATCCCCGACAAAGTCCGCAACCTCGAGCCGCCCGACGCCCTCAGCGAAAAAATCGCCGCCAACCTCATCGACTTTCTTGAGCACGAGCAGCGCCACGGCCGCCTTCCGGCCGAAATGCTGCCCCTCCAGTCGGGGGTCGGCAGCATCGCCAACGCCGTCCTCGCCGGGCTGGGCAAATCGCGGTTCGAAAACCTCCACATGTACTCCGAAATCCTCCAGGACGCCGTCTTCGCCCTCATCGAAGCCGGTAAAATCACAGCCGCCTCGGGCTGCGCCTTCACCCCGTCGCCCAGCGTTCTCGGCCGCTTCCGGCGCGACCCCGCCCTTTACCGCCGCACCGTCGTCCTCAGGCCGCTCGACATCAGCAACCACCCTGAAGTCATCCGGCGGCTGGGGGTCATCGCCCTCAACACCCCGCTCGAATTCGACGTCTACGGCCACGCCAACTCCACCCACGTCATGGGCACCCACATGATGAACGGCATCGGCGGCAGCGGCGACTACATGCGCAACGGCTACCTCACAATCTTCACCGCCGAATCGGTCGCCAAAGACGGCGCCATCTCGCGCATCGTGCCCATGGTCAGCCACTGCGACCACACCGAGCACGACGCCATGGTCTTCGTCACCGAGCAGGGCGTCGCCGACGTCCGCGGCCTCTGCCCGCGCGAGCGGGCCCGCGCCATCATCGCCAACTGCGCCCACCCCGATTTTCGCGAGCCGCTCCTCGAATACGTCCAGGCGGCCGAGAAGCGCGGCGGCCATACACCCCACGACCTCAGGCGGGCGTTCGAATTCCACGACCGCTACAACCACACAGGCACGATGAAAAACCAGCAGAGGGGGCCAACAAATGGCTAA
- a CDS encoding spore germination protein, whose amino-acid sequence MSNPLAAYLAMLKKLLIYRPPSTPPPFVLEEREGADGNAQPSVLTRRANELGALLRHARRLEKLMLEVRASLAAEPGPDAVKALQVRAEALEKQQAELAPLLLAYGGATRQEDANISASLAENLRTVRRLFRLPTNRTIVLRRFVIPASPPLDAALVFSKELADKKDINSAILLPLLGAKDVIAEGDGVFAALVARHLPVNDADEARDFRTVVRGVTGGDTALFVDGAAAALLIETKGFEHRAISRPAIEQTVRGNQSAFTDTLRINISLVSRALRSADLVTDIISLGARGRTDCAVIYLASVANPALVAEVKRRLAAIRTDYLAIGTLEQFIEDRGFLPLPQTISSEKPDRVTAHLAEGRVAVLLDGDPFALVVPATFFTLLHSPEDFALKPPSGTFMRLLRLAAALLAVLLPSVYVAIVYYHPEALPTDLLLTIAGSRERIPFPAFFEVLVMELSLEFVREASSRVPGVLGEATGIVGGIILGQAVVTANLISPVTVVIVAITALASFTIPDYRVGMFIRQSRFVFLVAAAVLGLVGVAGLIFVGALLTCAVKSFGVPFLAPIAPAADAGRDAVVRGPVNEQELRPDTLNTLDRRRQPSVSRGWAEKDSEGGGGEADQ is encoded by the coding sequence ATGTCGAACCCGCTTGCCGCCTACCTGGCGATGCTCAAAAAACTGCTTATATACCGGCCGCCGTCCACCCCGCCGCCGTTTGTCCTCGAAGAGAGGGAGGGAGCGGACGGAAACGCTCAGCCGTCCGTCCTCACCCGTCGGGCCAACGAACTCGGCGCTCTGCTCCGCCATGCCCGCCGCCTCGAAAAGCTTATGCTCGAGGTCAGGGCCAGCCTGGCGGCCGAGCCTGGCCCGGATGCCGTAAAAGCCCTTCAGGTCCGGGCGGAAGCCCTGGAGAAACAGCAGGCCGAACTGGCGCCGCTCCTCCTCGCCTACGGCGGCGCCACCAGGCAGGAGGACGCCAACATCAGCGCCAGCCTGGCGGAAAATCTCCGCACCGTCCGGCGCCTTTTCCGGCTACCCACCAACAGGACCATAGTTCTCCGGCGGTTCGTCATCCCCGCATCTCCGCCGCTCGACGCCGCGCTTGTCTTCAGCAAGGAGCTGGCCGACAAGAAAGACATCAACTCCGCCATCCTCCTGCCCCTCCTGGGTGCCAAAGATGTGATAGCCGAAGGCGACGGTGTCTTCGCCGCCCTCGTCGCCCGCCACCTGCCTGTCAACGACGCCGACGAAGCCCGCGACTTCCGCACCGTCGTCCGCGGCGTCACCGGCGGCGACACCGCCCTGTTCGTCGACGGCGCCGCCGCCGCCCTGCTCATCGAGACCAAAGGCTTCGAGCACCGCGCCATCAGCCGGCCGGCTATCGAGCAGACCGTCCGCGGCAACCAGTCCGCTTTCACCGACACACTGCGCATCAACATCTCCCTCGTCAGCCGCGCCCTCCGGTCCGCCGACCTCGTTACCGACATCATCTCCCTCGGCGCCCGCGGACGTACCGACTGCGCCGTCATATACCTCGCCTCCGTTGCCAACCCCGCCCTCGTCGCCGAGGTCAAGCGCCGCCTTGCCGCTATCCGCACCGATTACCTCGCCATCGGAACACTCGAGCAGTTCATCGAAGACCGGGGCTTCCTCCCGTTGCCCCAGACCATTTCCTCCGAGAAACCCGACCGGGTCACCGCCCACCTCGCCGAAGGCCGCGTCGCCGTGCTCCTTGACGGCGACCCTTTCGCCCTCGTCGTACCGGCCACCTTCTTCACCCTCCTACATTCCCCCGAGGACTTCGCCCTCAAACCGCCGTCAGGCACCTTCATGCGCCTTCTCCGCCTCGCCGCCGCCCTGCTCGCCGTCCTCCTGCCGTCCGTGTACGTCGCTATCGTCTACTATCACCCCGAAGCCCTCCCCACAGACCTCCTACTCACCATCGCCGGCTCCCGCGAGCGCATCCCTTTCCCCGCCTTCTTCGAGGTACTCGTCATGGAACTCTCCCTCGAGTTCGTCCGCGAGGCGTCTTCCCGGGTTCCCGGCGTCCTCGGCGAGGCCACCGGCATCGTCGGCGGCATCATCCTCGGCCAGGCCGTCGTCACCGCCAACCTCATCAGCCCTGTCACCGTCGTCATCGTCGCCATCACCGCCCTCGCCTCCTTCACCATCCCCGACTATCGCGTCGGCATGTTCATCCGCCAGAGCCGCTTCGTCTTCCTTGTCGCCGCCGCCGTTCTCGGCCTTGTCGGCGTAGCCGGCCTCATCTTCGTCGGCGCCCTCCTGACCTGTGCGGTCAAATCCTTCGGAGTGCCCTTCCTCGCGCCGATCGCCCCGGCCGCTGATGCCGGTCGCGATGCCGTCGTGCGCGGCCCCGTGAACGAGCAGGAATTGCGCCCCGACACCCTCAACACCCTTGATCGGCGTCGCCAGCCGTCCGTCAGCCGCGGATGGGCTGAAAAAGATAGTGAGGGCGGGGGAGGGGAGGCGGACCAATGA
- a CDS encoding MmgE/PrpD family protein, whose translation MPTRALAAFTAGLRYEHLAPATRLMARQCILDWLACCIRGSAEPPGVIFRRVVAAQGGREEATVFGAAPFRTTALQAALANGAFSHALDMDDLHNASIIHLGTVVVPAALAVAEQTGASGPALIAAVVAGYEVGARVGEAVNPESYFYWHTTGTAGAFGAAAAAASLLGLGAGQTAHCFGSAGSQAAGLWEFLREGAMSKTLHAGKAAMNGILAAVLAREGFTGATAILEGEKGFCRAVSPVPRLEKLTAGLGSGAYKIDENSFKPYAACKHCHPAINAAQILLGAPGFDTGRVRSIAVRTNSVAENLVNNPAPQNAYGSKFSLQYCVAAAFRYGRVGVEEFASDRAGDGELRRLMDCVAVEVDPELDEQYKRNPEKWSTLVIVTLDDGERFQQYIAYPKGDPQNPVSYAETEDKFRSLADGVLAPEAGDALLKTVAGLESIANVAGVFRC comes from the coding sequence ATGCCCACCAGGGCACTGGCCGCCTTCACGGCCGGCCTCAGGTACGAACACCTCGCCCCGGCTACCCGCCTCATGGCCAGGCAGTGCATCCTCGATTGGCTGGCCTGCTGCATCCGCGGCTCGGCTGAGCCGCCCGGCGTTATCTTCCGGCGGGTCGTTGCCGCCCAGGGCGGCAGGGAGGAGGCCACCGTATTCGGCGCCGCCCCCTTCCGCACCACCGCGCTCCAGGCCGCCCTCGCCAACGGCGCCTTCTCCCACGCCCTCGACATGGATGACCTCCACAACGCCTCCATCATCCACCTCGGCACCGTCGTCGTCCCCGCCGCCCTCGCGGTCGCCGAGCAGACCGGCGCCTCCGGCCCCGCCCTCATCGCCGCCGTCGTCGCCGGCTACGAAGTAGGCGCCAGGGTAGGGGAGGCGGTCAACCCCGAATCCTACTTCTACTGGCATACCACCGGCACCGCCGGCGCCTTCGGAGCCGCCGCCGCCGCCGCCAGCCTCCTCGGCCTGGGCGCCGGGCAGACCGCCCACTGCTTCGGTTCGGCCGGGTCCCAGGCCGCCGGCCTGTGGGAATTCCTCCGCGAAGGCGCGATGAGCAAAACCCTCCACGCCGGCAAAGCGGCCATGAACGGCATCCTCGCGGCCGTCCTCGCCCGCGAAGGCTTCACCGGCGCCACCGCCATCCTCGAAGGCGAGAAGGGCTTCTGCCGCGCCGTATCCCCGGTCCCCCGGCTCGAAAAACTCACCGCCGGCTTAGGTAGTGGCGCCTACAAAATCGACGAAAACTCCTTTAAGCCCTACGCGGCCTGCAAACACTGCCATCCCGCCATCAACGCCGCCCAGATACTGCTGGGCGCGCCCGGCTTCGACACCGGCCGCGTCCGCTCGATCGCCGTCCGCACCAACTCCGTCGCCGAAAACCTCGTCAACAACCCCGCTCCCCAGAACGCCTACGGCAGCAAATTCAGCCTCCAGTACTGCGTCGCCGCCGCCTTCCGCTACGGCCGGGTAGGGGTCGAGGAATTCGCCTCCGACCGCGCCGGCGACGGCGAACTCCGGCGGCTGATGGACTGCGTCGCCGTCGAGGTCGACCCTGAACTCGACGAACAATACAAGCGCAACCCAGAGAAATGGTCGACCCTCGTCATCGTCACCCTGGACGACGGCGAGCGTTTCCAGCAATACATCGCCTACCCCAAGGGCGACCCGCAAAACCCGGTATCCTACGCCGAGACGGAGGACAAATTCCGTTCCCTCGCCGACGGCGTCTTAGCTCCGGAAGCCGGGGACGCGCTGCTCAAAACCGTGGCCGGTTTGGAAAGCATCGCTAACGTCGCTGGCGTTTTCCGCTGCTGA
- a CDS encoding efflux RND transporter periplasmic adaptor subunit, whose translation MFLDRRTKVYATAAALVVLCLVGFLAWRVADNYSVSRDRAERMSAANVAVQVAAVVHRDIAAKYSFTGKLEPAWNIDVSPQIEGRIDKLLVAEGDVIRAGATVAILDTKELAGQVASAEANLAAARGSQAQAEGDLKRSQGLDAYNAVSKQTLENDRIKVQIAKAQVDAAAANAASVRARLNNGRVVASRSGVVVKQYQGEGAYARPGLPIINLAGEDEMIVRLVVTEPIAKVLAQGAAVQMRVAALDRAITGKVTRRVTLSDQAELNYAVTVTFANADQRLKSGMAVSGEASGPTVRNAAAVPAQAVISREGRKTVFVIAKDGVTDQRKIKAGVSDGVWVEVLEGLQPDERVVVSGLDKMQDGMRVNVQ comes from the coding sequence GTGTTCCTGGACAGACGCACAAAAGTTTACGCAACGGCGGCCGCGCTGGTGGTGCTGTGCCTGGTGGGTTTCCTGGCCTGGCGAGTCGCCGACAATTACAGCGTGAGCAGGGACCGGGCGGAGCGCATGTCCGCAGCCAACGTGGCCGTCCAGGTGGCTGCGGTGGTGCATCGCGATATCGCCGCGAAGTATTCCTTCACCGGCAAGCTAGAACCGGCCTGGAACATCGATGTCAGCCCACAGATCGAGGGGCGCATCGATAAGTTGCTGGTGGCCGAGGGGGATGTGATCAGGGCCGGCGCGACGGTGGCGATCCTGGACACGAAGGAGCTGGCCGGGCAGGTCGCCTCGGCCGAGGCCAACCTGGCGGCGGCCCGCGGCAGCCAGGCTCAGGCGGAGGGCGACCTGAAGAGGTCGCAGGGACTTGACGCTTATAACGCGGTATCGAAGCAGACGCTGGAGAACGACCGCATCAAGGTGCAGATCGCCAAAGCCCAGGTCGATGCGGCGGCCGCCAATGCGGCATCGGTCAGGGCCCGCCTCAACAATGGCCGGGTGGTGGCCTCGCGGAGCGGGGTGGTGGTGAAGCAGTACCAGGGCGAGGGCGCATACGCGCGGCCCGGTCTGCCGATTATCAACCTGGCCGGCGAGGACGAAATGATCGTCCGGTTGGTGGTGACCGAGCCTATCGCCAAAGTGCTGGCGCAGGGGGCGGCGGTACAGATGCGGGTGGCCGCGCTCGACCGGGCGATAACCGGCAAGGTTACGCGGCGAGTGACGCTGTCCGACCAGGCGGAGCTTAATTACGCGGTGACAGTGACCTTCGCTAACGCCGACCAGCGCCTGAAGTCGGGCATGGCGGTGAGTGGCGAGGCCTCCGGCCCGACGGTGCGGAACGCGGCGGCCGTCCCCGCCCAGGCGGTCATCTCCCGCGAGGGGCGCAAGACGGTTTTCGTCATCGCCAAGGATGGCGTGACCGACCAGCGCAAAATCAAGGCGGGGGTGAGCGACGGCGTGTGGGTCGAGGTGCTGGAGGGCCTGCAGCCGGACGAACGGGTGGTTGTATCCGGATTAGACAAGATGCAGGACGGCATGCGCGTTAATGTGCAGTGA
- a CDS encoding Ger(x)C family spore germination protein, whose product MVKLARVLAVLCVAVLLAGCHGARETEEVAFVTALGLDSAADGKYKITFTVEIPRAVGASGGGGPEAPHGPAVVTSIVAPSVAEARNLLAATMSRFSDASHLKAILIGEDLARAGIRDIIAPFTRFREYRGTIFVFVVSGTAENFMLKNTPMVDYLPSKWYESMMISGEDSHYYLRRDLHDLYLGLKNPGRAAFTTYLAVNPLVGRDKPAGPRTPRTPADPYIAGGIPRSGTGNPAEVAGLAVFAADKMVGVLGTADTRILAILNNKYHNSRFVLDDPLQPGKIINIRLRNGAKPQIETELADGRMAIKIKVFLEAELSANPGGINYEKGEYRKLLEERVSAVITREIVDFVGRTQALGSDVFGFGRFLRSRYATYGMFVRAAVDSLYPAAAVEVAVITSFRRSGLMWRTTPFKNAATAQEGH is encoded by the coding sequence GTGGTTAAACTCGCTCGCGTCCTCGCCGTTCTCTGCGTCGCAGTCCTCCTTGCCGGCTGCCACGGCGCCCGCGAGACCGAGGAAGTCGCCTTCGTCACCGCCCTCGGCCTCGACAGCGCCGCGGACGGAAAATACAAAATCACCTTTACCGTCGAAATCCCCCGCGCCGTCGGCGCCTCCGGGGGCGGCGGCCCGGAAGCCCCTCACGGCCCTGCGGTTGTGACCAGCATCGTCGCCCCATCCGTGGCCGAAGCACGCAATCTCCTCGCCGCGACGATGTCGCGCTTCTCCGACGCCTCCCACCTCAAAGCCATCCTCATCGGCGAAGACCTCGCCCGCGCCGGCATCCGGGATATAATCGCCCCCTTCACCCGCTTCCGCGAATACCGCGGCACCATCTTCGTATTCGTCGTCAGCGGCACCGCCGAGAACTTCATGCTCAAAAACACCCCAATGGTCGATTATCTCCCCTCGAAATGGTACGAATCGATGATGATATCGGGTGAAGACAGCCATTACTATCTGCGCAGGGACCTCCACGATCTCTACCTCGGCCTCAAAAACCCCGGCCGGGCAGCATTCACCACCTATCTCGCCGTCAACCCGCTCGTTGGCCGCGACAAGCCCGCCGGGCCGCGGACGCCCCGCACGCCGGCCGACCCTTACATCGCCGGCGGCATCCCCCGCTCAGGCACCGGCAACCCGGCCGAGGTCGCCGGCCTCGCCGTCTTCGCCGCCGACAAAATGGTCGGCGTCCTCGGCACCGCCGACACCCGCATCCTCGCGATCCTCAACAATAAATACCACAACAGCCGCTTCGTCCTCGACGATCCGCTTCAGCCCGGCAAGATAATCAACATCCGCCTGCGCAACGGCGCCAAGCCGCAAATAGAAACCGAACTTGCCGACGGCCGGATGGCGATAAAAATAAAAGTCTTCCTCGAAGCCGAACTTTCCGCCAACCCAGGCGGCATAAACTACGAGAAAGGCGAATACCGCAAACTGCTCGAAGAGCGCGTGTCGGCCGTCATCACCCGCGAAATCGTCGACTTCGTCGGGCGCACCCAGGCGCTCGGCAGCGACGTCTTCGGCTTCGGCCGCTTCCTTCGCTCCCGCTACGCCACTTACGGCATGTTCGTCCGGGCCGCCGTCGATAGTCTCTATCCCGCCGCCGCCGTAGAAGTGGCCGTTATCACCAGCTTCCGCCGTTCCGGGCTCATGTGGCGTACAACCCCCTTTAAAAACGCCGCCACCGCGCAGGAAGGACACTGA
- a CDS encoding cobalamin B12-binding domain-containing protein, translated as MKNIRVLVAKPGLDGHDRGAKVISRALRDAGMEVIYTGLRQTPAQIAETALQEDVDVVALSLLSGAHTHLFPRVVELLRGKGLGGILIVGGGVIPEADIPALKAVGVAEIFTPGASTAAVVAFIKNNIR; from the coding sequence GTGAAAAATATCCGCGTGCTTGTCGCCAAGCCCGGCCTCGACGGCCACGACCGGGGCGCCAAAGTCATCAGCCGCGCCCTGCGCGACGCCGGCATGGAGGTCATCTACACCGGTCTAAGGCAGACCCCCGCGCAGATCGCCGAAACCGCCCTCCAGGAGGACGTCGACGTCGTCGCCCTCAGCCTGCTGTCAGGGGCCCACACCCACCTTTTCCCCAGGGTTGTCGAGCTGCTCAGGGGAAAGGGCCTCGGCGGCATCCTCATCGTCGGCGGCGGGGTCATCCCCGAAGCCGACATCCCCGCCCTCAAGGCGGTCGGCGTCGCCGAGATATTCACCCCCGGCGCCAGCACGGCCGCTGTCGTCGCGTTCATCAAAAATAACATTCGATAG
- a CDS encoding methylmalonyl-CoA mutase family protein — translation MANGTDLTKLGQSLTAWQAKVEQGLAKIPERGAIAANRLYTPLDTAGIDYVADIGLPGEYPFTRGIQPTMYRARLWTMRQYAGFASAEESNRRYKYLLGQGQTGLSVAFDLPTQIGYDSDHPLAQGEVGKVGVAIDSLADMEALFAGIPVDKVSTSMTINAPAAVLLAMYIAVGEKQGVAPASLSGTIQNDILKEYIARGTYIFPPKPSMRLITDTFAYCSENIPKWNVISVGAYHIREAGSTAVQEIAFAFANAIAYIEAARAAGLKIDDFAPSISWIFTAHLDLFEEVAKFRAARRLWARTMKERFGAHDPKSQMLRFHVHTAGSVLTAQQPDNNTVRITWQALAAVLGGAQSLATCARDEAIGLPTEASARMALRTQQLLAHESGATDTVDPLAGSYYVESLTDSIERQACEYIAKIDAIGGAPAAIEKGYIQREMADSAYRYQRDIETGARTVVGVNRFVVSEPQAGDFLTVDPAIGERQSARLAALRAKRDNAKVAAALAALRREAAGSANLMPCLIDTVKTYATLGEICGVLREVFGEYKAEADI, via the coding sequence ATGGCTAACGGAACAGACCTGACAAAACTCGGACAATCTCTGACAGCCTGGCAGGCGAAAGTCGAACAGGGTCTGGCGAAAATCCCCGAACGGGGCGCCATCGCCGCCAACCGCCTCTACACACCGCTCGACACCGCCGGCATCGACTACGTCGCCGACATAGGCCTGCCGGGTGAATATCCCTTCACCCGCGGCATCCAGCCCACCATGTACCGCGCCCGGCTATGGACCATGCGCCAGTACGCCGGCTTCGCCTCCGCCGAGGAATCCAACCGCCGCTACAAATACCTCCTCGGCCAGGGCCAGACCGGCCTCTCCGTCGCCTTCGACCTGCCCACCCAGATCGGCTACGACTCCGACCACCCGCTCGCCCAGGGCGAGGTCGGCAAGGTCGGCGTCGCCATCGACTCGCTCGCCGACATGGAAGCCCTCTTCGCCGGCATCCCCGTCGACAAAGTCAGCACCTCCATGACCATCAACGCTCCCGCCGCCGTCCTGCTCGCCATGTACATCGCCGTCGGCGAAAAACAGGGCGTCGCCCCCGCCTCACTCAGCGGCACCATCCAGAACGACATCCTCAAAGAATATATCGCCCGCGGCACCTACATCTTCCCGCCCAAACCCTCGATGCGGCTCATCACCGACACCTTCGCCTACTGCTCCGAGAACATCCCCAAATGGAACGTCATCAGCGTCGGCGCCTATCACATCCGCGAAGCCGGCTCCACCGCCGTGCAGGAAATCGCCTTCGCCTTCGCCAACGCCATTGCCTACATCGAAGCCGCCCGCGCCGCCGGGCTCAAGATCGACGACTTCGCCCCCAGCATCTCCTGGATATTCACCGCCCACCTCGACCTCTTCGAAGAAGTCGCCAAATTCCGCGCAGCGCGCCGCCTGTGGGCCCGCACCATGAAAGAGCGTTTCGGCGCCCACGACCCCAAATCACAAATGCTCCGCTTCCACGTCCACACCGCCGGCAGCGTTCTTACCGCCCAACAGCCCGACAACAACACCGTCCGCATCACCTGGCAGGCCCTCGCCGCCGTCCTCGGCGGCGCCCAGTCGCTCGCCACCTGCGCCCGCGACGAAGCCATCGGCCTGCCCACCGAGGCCTCGGCCCGCATGGCTCTGCGCACCCAACAGCTCCTAGCCCACGAGAGCGGCGCCACCGACACCGTCGACCCCCTCGCCGGCTCCTACTACGTCGAAAGCCTCACCGACAGCATCGAACGCCAGGCGTGCGAATACATCGCCAAAATCGACGCCATCGGCGGCGCCCCGGCGGCCATCGAAAAAGGCTACATCCAGCGGGAGATGGCCGACAGCGCCTACCGTTACCAGCGCGACATCGAAACAGGCGCCCGCACCGTCGTCGGCGTAAACCGCTTCGTAGTTTCCGAACCGCAGGCCGGCGACTTCCTTACCGTCGACCCCGCAATCGGCGAACGCCAGAGCGCACGCCTCGCCGCCCTCAGAGCCAAGCGCGACAACGCCAAAGTCGCCGCCGCCCTGGCCGCGTTGCGGCGCGAAGCTGCCGGCAGCGCCAACCTCATGCCCTGCCTCATCGACACCGTCAAAACCTACGCCACCCTCGGCGAAATCTGCGGCGTCCTGCGCGAAGTCTTCGGCGAGTACAAAGCCGAAGCCGACATATGA
- a CDS encoding GerAB/ArcD/ProY family transporter: protein MSYRPGNMGTVEGAALAFAVGITPVFLSVWSIVLERAATGAWLTPLITGPVLLAALLAVFHVMARVPGDLHGVAEALLGVTAARLVTLYLAACFFTSAVLQLRQFAENTLLTALPATDITLAMGWYGLAVAVAVFTGIEALARAARLVLPAGMLLLFVGFVALTDRFDIHNVMPWQGSGLTVVWVGLETPGLFLATFVIPLLAPSFQDIRTMKKAALIGIGLATAVRSSTLFVYTGIFSVAVGQEKVLPFFELTRLVYLTRFIQRVESFFILIWVFAGMTMIAVNLYLAAFLLARLFALPSLRPLAVPLVVVAIQTALLIPDLTTAIEISLRVEGAVQTAGIYAIPTVLIAALYTRKREGRAAGG from the coding sequence ATGAGCTACCGGCCCGGCAACATGGGGACTGTCGAGGGGGCGGCGCTCGCCTTCGCCGTCGGCATCACCCCCGTATTCCTGTCCGTTTGGTCGATCGTCCTCGAACGCGCCGCCACCGGCGCATGGCTGACGCCGCTTATCACCGGGCCCGTGCTGCTGGCGGCTTTACTGGCTGTCTTCCACGTTATGGCCCGCGTTCCCGGCGACCTCCACGGCGTCGCCGAGGCCCTCCTCGGGGTTACCGCCGCCCGGCTCGTCACACTGTACCTCGCCGCCTGCTTCTTCACCTCCGCAGTCCTCCAGCTCCGCCAGTTCGCCGAAAACACCCTCCTCACCGCCCTGCCAGCCACCGACATCACCCTCGCCATGGGCTGGTACGGCCTTGCCGTTGCCGTCGCAGTCTTCACCGGCATCGAAGCCCTCGCCCGCGCCGCCCGCCTTGTCCTGCCCGCCGGCATGCTCCTCCTGTTCGTCGGCTTTGTCGCCCTCACCGACCGGTTCGACATCCACAACGTCATGCCATGGCAGGGCAGTGGTCTCACTGTGGTATGGGTCGGCCTCGAGACGCCCGGCCTCTTCCTCGCCACCTTCGTCATCCCCCTCCTCGCGCCTTCCTTCCAGGACATCCGCACCATGAAGAAAGCCGCCCTCATCGGCATCGGCCTGGCCACCGCCGTCCGCTCGTCCACCCTGTTCGTCTACACCGGCATATTCAGCGTCGCCGTCGGCCAGGAAAAAGTCCTGCCGTTTTTCGAGCTGACCCGCCTCGTCTACCTGACCCGTTTCATCCAGCGCGTCGAGAGCTTCTTCATCCTCATATGGGTCTTCGCCGGCATGACGATGATCGCCGTCAACCTCTACCTCGCCGCCTTCCTGCTGGCGCGGCTGTTTGCCCTGCCATCCCTGCGCCCTCTTGCCGTCCCGCTCGTCGTCGTCGCCATTCAGACCGCCCTCCTCATCCCCGACCTCACCACAGCCATCGAAATCAGCCTCCGGGTCGAGGGTGCCGTCCAGACAGCCGGCATCTACGCCATCCCCACCGTTCTTATAGCCGCCCTGTACACCAGGAAGAGGGAAGGGAGGGCCGCAGGTGGTTAA